One Miscanthus floridulus cultivar M001 chromosome 11, ASM1932011v1, whole genome shotgun sequence DNA window includes the following coding sequences:
- the LOC136492066 gene encoding uncharacterized protein: MRDVRSSPPPVPEDARRRAINRAHADVQKTRKDAKAAKRMRQILAREGLDQRRRQQRKDGLPLEESPSTSLSTKASDGDDGGEAGRGPLDHLPDVVEVVPGALASSPALPGGGGEADPGPAVARSGAEADTPEAWALGKRAISPVGSVAVVERVAVETTPPPPQWTKGAPGSIEDRPAPMDTEATPLPPPPPLRTRFTVAKQLSPRSRAGVPLVVEAPGVSEAEATEATAPTTAETTVAMVGVSASAEATMAEAEAPETIEAIAMAAMPSVQEAEMKAAEALVAPLVQGPPLLRESTRETEVYLISFDDTSRAREVVDAEDAGAVEQPMPILDEGGSALVRELET; this comes from the exons atgagggacgtgcgctcctctccgccgcccgttcctgaggacgcgaggcggcgggcgatcaaccgggcgcatgCCGACGTGCAGAAGACacggaaggacgccaaggcggcgaagcgcatgaGGCAAATCCTCGCGCGTGAAGGGTTAGAtcagcgccgccgtcaacaaaggaaaGATGGCCtaccgttggaggaatccccgtcgacgtcgctgtcgacaaaggcctcagacggggatgacgggggcgaggcggggcgaggtcccctagaccaccttcctgacgtagtggaggtggtgcctggGGCGCTGGccagcagcccggcactcccgggaggaggaggagaagcggacccagggccggcggttgcccgctccggggccgaggccgacacgcccgaggcctGGGCTTTGGGCAAACGAgccatcagcccggtgggctcagtggccgtggtggagcgagtggcggtggagacgacgccaccgcccccgcagTGGAccaaaggggcgccggggtccattgaggaccgaccggcgccgatggatacggaggcgacgcctctgccgccgcctccgccattgCGGACGAGGTTCACCGTGGCGAAACAGTTGTCGCCCCGTTCAAG ggccggcgtgcccttggttgtcgaggcccccggggtctccgaggctgaggcgacagaGGCCACAGCGCCCACGACCGCCGAGACCACAGTGGCCATGGTTGGTGtctctgcgtctgccgaggccactATGGCGGAGGCCGAAGCCCCTGAGACCATCGAGGCCATCGCGATGGCGGCGATGCCGTCcgtccaggaggcggagatgaaggcggcggaggccttggtggcgcccttggttcaggggccgccgttgttgcgagagagcacCCGGGAGACAGAGGTCTATCTGATCTCCTTTGACGATACATCCcgagcgcgggaggtggtcgacgccgaggatgccggTGCCGTGGAACAGCCTATGCCGATCTTGGATGAGGggggctcggccctcgtgcgg gagctcgagacctag
- the LOC136490964 gene encoding aquaporin PIP2-5-like yields the protein MAKDIEAAAAHEGGEYTAKDYSDPPPAPLVDAEELTKWSLYRAVIAEFVATLLFLYITVATVIGYKHQTDTTANTAPDAACGGVGVLGIAWAFGGMIFILVYCTAGVSGGHINPAVTFGLFLARKVSLVRALLYIVAQCLGAICGVGLVKGFQSAFYVRYGGGANELSDGYSKGTGLAAEIIGTFVLVYTVFSATDPKRNARDSHVPVLAPLPIGFAVFMVHLATIPITGTGINPARSLGAAVIYNNDKAWDDHWIFWVGPFIGAAIAAAYHQYLLRASAAKLGSSASFSR from the exons ATGGCCAAGGACATCGAGGCCGCGGCGGCGCACGAGGGCGGGGAGTACACGGCGAAGGACTACTCGgacccgccgccggcgccgctggTGGACGCGGAGGAGCTGACCAAGTGGTCGCTGTACCGCGCGGTGATCGCCGAGTTCGTGGCCACGCTGCTGTTCCTCTACATCACGGTGGCCACGGTGATCGGGTACAAGCACCAGACGGACACGACGGCGAATACGGCGCCCGACGCGGCGTGCGGCGGCGTCGGCGTCCTCGGCATCGCCTGGGCCTTCGGCGGCATGATCTTCATCCTCGTCTACTGCACCGCGGGGGTGTCGGGCGGACACATCAACCCGGCCGTCACCTTCGGCCTCTTCCTGGCGCGCAAGGTCTCGCTGGTGCGCGCGCTGCTCTACATCGTCGCGCAGTGCCTCGGCGCCATCTGCGGCGTGGGCCTCGTCAAGGGATTCCAGAGCGCCTTCTACGTGCGCTACGGCGGCGGCGCCAACGAGCTCAGCGACGGGTACTCCAAGGGCACCGGGCTCGCCGCCGAGATCATCGGCACCTTCGTGCTCGTCTACACTGTCTTCTCCGCCACCGACCCCAAGCGCAACGCCCGTGACTCCCACGTCCCC GTGCTTGCTCCTCTCCCAATCGGGTTCGCGGTGTTCATGGTCCACCTGGCCACCATCCCGATCACCGGCACCGGCATCAACCCGGCCAGGAGCTTGGGCGCTGCTGTTATCTACAACAACGACAAGGCCTGGGATGACCAC TGGATCTTCTGGGTGGGTCCATTCATCGGCGCCGCCATTGCCGCGGCGTATCACCAGTACTTGCTGAGGGCCAGCGCCGCCAAGCTGGGGTCATCTGCCTCCTTCAGCCGCTAG